TCCAGTTTTATAATTTGTTTTATTACATTAATTGCTTTCTGTGGAAATATACCAAGGCGACCCATTCCCGTTTCAATTTTTAGATGAACCAACACATTCTTATTCTTTTTGATAGCTATTTTATTATATTGTTCGGCAGTCTCTGGATCACAAATTGTTGGCATAATATCATAATCAATGTATAAATACAGTTGTTCCTCTGGTGATACGCCTAACACCAATATTGGTACTTTGACATTGTTTTTTCTCAGAATTATTGCTTCTTCAATTCTGGCTACAGCAAGATATTCTACGCCATTATTAATTAATATTTTTGCAACCTCAATAGAATCATGTCCATAGGCATTCCCCTTTACAATGCCCATAATTTTTACTTGCTCACCAATCAGTTTCCTAATATTCTTAATATTTTGTTTTATTGCATCCAGGTCAATTTCAATCCACGTAGGTCCTAATAACTCTTTCATATTTGCCTCCTTAGTTTTTTATAATAAAAAATATAGTTGATATCGTTAGTACTAAAGAGATTTTTTGAACTATTTTTTATTAGCAATATTTCTTTTAAACAATTCCTTATACAATTCAATCAATATAATATTTAAGTCTCTTTATATATTATGATAACTCTAATTTTCGATAATTACCAATGCTACGGCTAAACCTTCTACATGCGATATTGAGAGCTGTATATTAATAATACCCTTTTCCTTTATTATTTTATTTAATCGATTTGATAAATAGATTTCGGGTTTACCCATATTATTATTTCTAATTTCAATTTCTTTCCATTTTATTTCGCGAAAACCAGTCCCGATAGCTTTAACCCATGCTTCTTTTGCAGCAAAATAACCAGCATATGACTGATACCGCCTCTCGTTTTTACTTTCACAATAATCAATTTCAATTTGGGTATATATTCTTTTTAGGAAACAATCATCCCATTTAGCAATAATTTTTTTTATTCTGCTAATTCTTACTAAATCAATTCCACATCCAACAATCATTATATTCCTTAAATTAATTATAAAATATATTAAAATTTTGATATAGCTATAGGCTTAATTAGTTTTAAATAATTAAAATGGCAACCATAAACTGCCTGTGACTTTTAAAATCTTACAGATAGCTGGTAATTATTCAATTTAGCAACCACTATCTTTTATTTATTTTTATTTTTTGTGGTTATTGTTTTTTATGATTTACACCAAAAAATAATAGCTTTCATTAAACGCTTTTCATAAATTATTTTAAACCTTATTTAATTAAACAGTTTTCATAATACACATTGAATGATATTTTTATATGATACTTTATTCATAGTTATAATTTGTATAATTAATTTTGCTATCCCCTATCTTATTCTTTACCAATTTTTTAAAATACATTAAAAAAATCTTTCGGCTTTGTGGAATAGTTATTATAAAACCAACAATATCAGTAATAAACCCGGGGGTTAATAATAATATTCCCCCAATAAGGATTAAAACCCCTTCCATTAAATTGTCAGTTGGTATGATTCCTTCATTCATTTTTCTTTTTATTCGCATTATAATATGTAATCCCTGTTTTTTTACCAAATATGCACCAGCAATTCCGGTTACAATTACAACAATAATTGTCAGTAGTACTCCAATATGTTTTCCTACTTGTAATAATATGTACAGCTCCAAGAATGGAACAAAAATAAACAGCAATATTAATTTACTTAAAATCATCTTTTGACCCTGTTAATATCTGTAATATATAATTTACTATAATATAATATCTATTCTACTGTTACACTCTTAGCTAAATTTCTCGGTTTATCCACATCTCTGCCTAAAATGTCTGCAATATAATAGGCTAAAAGCTGTAGAGGGATAACAGACAATAATGGATATAGAGTCTGTTCAACTGTTGGGATAAATATTACTTCATCTACTATATTTTTAATCTGTTTATCACCTTCGGAAGCTATTGCAATTATTTTAGCATCTCTGGCATTAACTTCTTTAATATTATTAATCATTTTATTATAAACATGATCTTTTGGACAAATAGCAACAACGGGAAACTTCTTGTCCAATAAGGCAATTGGACCATGTTTCATTTCTCCTGCAGTATAAGCTTCGGCATGAATGTAAGAGATTTCCTTTAGTTTTAAAGCTCCTTCTAAGGCTATTGGGAAATTAAAATCTCTCCCTAAATATAAAAAATGTTGGTATTTTGAGTATTTTTCAGCAATTTCTTTAATTATATTTTCTTTGCTAAAAATCATTTCAATCTTTTGAGGAATAGCCATTAACTCCTGTATAAGTTTTTTTTCATTCTCTGCAGAAAGTACTCTTTTGTTTTTTCCTAAAAAAATAGCAAGTAAATACAGTGAAATCACCTGACCAATAAAGGCTTTTGTCGATGCTACACCAATTTCAGGACCAGCATTAATGTAAATAGATTCATCGGCTTCACGACTTATAGTACTTCCTATAACATTAACAATTGCAAACACAGGGCAACATCTTTTTTTAAATGAACGCATAGCCGCAATAGTATCAGCAGTCTCCCCGGACTGAGAAACAACAATTCCCAGGGAATCACTATTGTATATTTGGGTTCGATAACGAAATTCTGATGCATAATCTACCTCTACCGGTATTCTACTTAGTTTTTCAATAAAATATTTTCCCAAAAGTGAAGCATAGAAGGCAGTTCCGCAAGCTATAATATGGATTTTTTTAATTTTTTTTATCATCTTTTCAGACATATTAATATCTTTCAAATTTACTCCACTCTGGTCAATATATTTGCTCAGGTTATTTTTTATTACTAATGGCTGTTGAAAGATTTCCTTTAGCATGAAATGCTTATAACCACTTTTTTCTGCCATTTCTGAATCCCAATCAATTTCAACTATTTCTTTTTTTACCTCTTTTCCCTCCAAATTAATAATGTTAACAAAATTTTTACCAATAGTTGCTATCTCGTTTTCTCCTAAAAATATAACTTTTTTAGTATAATTCAAGAGTGCCGGTATATCGGAAGCAATATACATTTCTTCGTTTCCAACACCAATTACCAATGGACTGCCACATCTGGAAACAACTATCCTGTCTGGCTCCTTATTTGATACTATTCCTAAAGCATAAGAACCTTTTACCTCCTTTAAAGATTTTCTTACTGCCTCAGTCAGGTTTTCATGGTAATTTTTTTTGATGAGGTGTGGTAATACCTCTGTATCTGTTTCAGAAATAAACTTACAACCATCATTGATTAATCTTTCTTTGATTTCTAAATAGTTCTCTATAATGCCATTGTGGACAACCACAATTTCATGCTTTTTTGAAAAATGAGGATGAGCATTGGCTTCATTAGGCCTGCCATGTGTAGCCCATCTGGTATGCCCTAATCCAATAGTGCCTTTAAGCTCAGATTCTTTGATTATTTGTTTCAGGTATTCTATCCTGCCTTTGCACTTTTGAATATTTATCTTATTTCCTTTATTTAGAACTGCTACTCCGGCAGAATCATATCCTCTATATTCTAATTTTTCTAATCCTTGTATTAAAACAGGTAGTGCTTCTTTATTTCCAATATATCCAATTATTCCGCACATTATTAATTCCTTTCTTAAAATAAAAAATCCTCATTATTAATCCATTAAATTAAACTAAATAATAGTTGTTTCTTAATTTCTTAATGAGGATTATAAAAATATATTTATATTAGTAAATTTATCAATATATTTAAGGATCAATAAAAGCCTGGTAATTTTTTTGTCCTCACAATTTCTTGTAAGCTTTGTAAATTACCTTTAGAATGGCTATCCCGGGAGCATCCGCCGAATATTCGATAAACTCCCCCCTCGTCAACTTAATTATAAAAAACATGTCGTGATTAAAATTAATAATTAAGTTCTGGCGCTTTTATTTAGTTTTTATTTTTCACATATTTTATCCCTCCTATATCCTTCTCTTTTCATTTTATGTAAAGAAATGTTATATAATTATAACACATTTGCCAGTAATATATTCCATTAAAAGAATTTGTTCATTCATATTTTTTCATGAATTCATCAAAGTTATTCTTACACTTATCGATAATGTTCTTATCCTTGCTTTCCAGTAATACTCTAATCTTTTTTTCAGTGCCGGAAGGTCTAATAAATACCCTCCCTTTTCCACTAATCATATTTTGAATATCATTTTTGATGACACTATATTCTTCGCTGTTTAGCATAGCTTCTTTATCAACAATATCATAGTTTAGCAATTTTTGATGGTACTTTTTCATTATTGATGCCTGTAAGGAAATCCTTTTATTGCTACTACTTAAAGCTTCCAATAGTTTTAATGAAGTAACAATTCCGTCTCCATTAGGGCTATTTTTAAGAAATATTATATGACCTGACTGTTCTCCACCTAATGCTGCATTTTCTTCCAACATCTTTCTTAAAACATTTTTGTCCCCTATATCAGTTCTTATAACTTTCCCTCCAATTTTCTCAATTGTTTCATCAAACCCTAAATTGCTCATATGTGTAGTAACTATCAAATTATTTCCCAGTATGCCTTTTTTTAAAAATGCATTAGCATAAATTGCCATAATTTGGTCTCCGTCTACAATTTCCCCCTTTTCATCTACTGCCAATACTCTATCTGCATCACCATCATAAGCAAGCCCAAGGTCAGCGTTTTCACTTATTACTTTTTTTTGTAAATCGATTAAATTAGTGGAGCCACAATTCTGATTAATATTGGTTCCATTTGGAAAATTATTAATAATTGAGAAATTTTTAATTTTAAGTCTCGAATACAGTTCTTCTATCAAAATACTTGCTGCGCCATTAGCACAATCAATTATTATTTTATAGTCTGAATTTTTCACACTTTCTGAAGTAGAATTAATAATATAGTCAATATAAATCTTTTTAGCGTCTCTTAGTAATTCTATTTTTCCAATATTTTTTCCTGATATATTTATTTTCTTGTATTTCTCATTTATTAGTATATTT
The window above is part of the Atribacterota bacterium genome. Proteins encoded here:
- the acpS gene encoding holo-ACP synthase, whose product is MIVGCGIDLVRISRIKKIIAKWDDCFLKRIYTQIEIDYCESKNERRYQSYAGYFAAKEAWVKAIGTGFREIKWKEIEIRNNNMGKPEIYLSNRLNKIIKEKGIINIQLSISHVEGLAVALVIIEN
- a CDS encoding FxsA family protein — encoded protein: MILSKLILLFIFVPFLELYILLQVGKHIGVLLTIIVVIVTGIAGAYLVKKQGLHIIMRIKRKMNEGIIPTDNLMEGVLILIGGILLLTPGFITDIVGFIITIPQSRKIFLMYFKKLVKNKIGDSKINYTNYNYE
- the glmS gene encoding glutamine--fructose-6-phosphate transaminase (isomerizing), with the protein product MCGIIGYIGNKEALPVLIQGLEKLEYRGYDSAGVAVLNKGNKINIQKCKGRIEYLKQIIKESELKGTIGLGHTRWATHGRPNEANAHPHFSKKHEIVVVHNGIIENYLEIKERLINDGCKFISETDTEVLPHLIKKNYHENLTEAVRKSLKEVKGSYALGIVSNKEPDRIVVSRCGSPLVIGVGNEEMYIASDIPALLNYTKKVIFLGENEIATIGKNFVNIINLEGKEVKKEIVEIDWDSEMAEKSGYKHFMLKEIFQQPLVIKNNLSKYIDQSGVNLKDINMSEKMIKKIKKIHIIACGTAFYASLLGKYFIEKLSRIPVEVDYASEFRYRTQIYNSDSLGIVVSQSGETADTIAAMRSFKKRCCPVFAIVNVIGSTISREADESIYINAGPEIGVASTKAFIGQVISLYLLAIFLGKNKRVLSAENEKKLIQELMAIPQKIEMIFSKENIIKEIAEKYSKYQHFLYLGRDFNFPIALEGALKLKEISYIHAEAYTAGEMKHGPIALLDKKFPVVAICPKDHVYNKMINNIKEVNARDAKIIAIASEGDKQIKNIVDEVIFIPTVEQTLYPLLSVIPLQLLAYYIADILGRDVDKPRNLAKSVTVE
- the glmM gene encoding phosphoglucosamine mutase, yielding MANLFGTDGIRGLANQYPMTAEVALNLGRAIGYYFKNSKNINILIGRDTRISGDMLEYALSAGLCSTGISVLDAGIVTTPAVAYLTKYFKASMGIVISASHNPYYDNGIKFFFSDGMKFDNEKEEEIENILINEKYKKINISGKNIGKIELLRDAKKIYIDYIINSTSESVKNSDYKIIIDCANGAASILIEELYSRLKIKNFSIINNFPNGTNINQNCGSTNLIDLQKKVISENADLGLAYDGDADRVLAVDEKGEIVDGDQIMAIYANAFLKKGILGNNLIVTTHMSNLGFDETIEKIGGKVIRTDIGDKNVLRKMLEENAALGGEQSGHIIFLKNSPNGDGIVTSLKLLEALSSSNKRISLQASIMKKYHQKLLNYDIVDKEAMLNSEEYSVIKNDIQNMISGKGRVFIRPSGTEKKIRVLLESKDKNIIDKCKNNFDEFMKKYE